A segment of the Desulfitobacterium dehalogenans ATCC 51507 genome:
AAGGAATCCTGGAACTCGTAGGAAATAAACGCATTATTATAAACAGGCTAAGAGATTTAGAAGAAATGATGTAATCCAATGAATCTGAAGTCGAAAATAAGTGTTGAAATTGTGGTTGACAGCGGATTTTGCGAATTGTATACTGAATACAGTTTCGCCTACATAGGAAAACTTGACTATTTGCACTGTCAGAAAGGAGGCCGTGACTATGACTGTATCAATCATCCCAGCGAATGCTTATGTTAAAAATCCTGTAACTTCATCCTGCGGCCTGAGACTACCCATTTGATCATTGTTTCTCATGAAAATTGAAAACGGATTAATGGAGTCACGGGCTAGATCCGTGACTTTACTTTTACTGTATTCAGCAAGCCACGGTATCTTCTATCAGGAGGAGTCCGTGGCTTTGCGTATTTGATGGAAGAGAGAGAAGGAAGATGTCAGTATTACGAACGATGCTTAATCCTTATCGAGGAATGCCCAAAGAAATCTATGTCATTTTTATTGCCCGGATTATCAATGCTATCGGGGCTTTTGTAGGCCCGCTCATGACTATTATCATGACGCAAAGCATTGGGTTACCCGAGGGTAAAGCTGGTTTTTATCTCAGCCTCTCCGGGGGAGTCAGTCTAATGGCCGCTCTTTGCGGAGGGAAGCTTGTGGATCGCTTCGGAAGAAAAAGAATCATTCTTCTATTTTCAGGTTCGGCTGTTTTGGTTTTTTTTCGGATCGGGTTCATGGAGCCTTCTTTGGATATGATTCATCTTATTATATTAGCAGGTGCATTAAACTCGACCACAAAACCTGCTTACGATTCATTGATTGCCGACCTTACGACTCCCGCCAATCGGAGCGGAGCCTATGCCCTGTCTTATATGGGCTGGAATATAGGTTTCGCCATTGGGCCTGTGTTAGGAGGATTTCTTTACCGGCACCACCTGCACTGGGTCTTTAGGGGAGAGAGTATGGCGATTTTTATGTCTCTGATCCTTATCGCTACCTTTATTAAAGAGACTCTGAATAAGGCTCATGAAGAGATTCAGGATGAAGAGCGTTATCTGGAGCGCAGGGTGGAAGGATCCATTTTCAAGGTTATTAGGCTGCGGCCTTTGCTCATTTTCTTTGCCTTGATTATGTTCGGTTATAATTTCACCTATTCCCAATGGTCGTTTATGCTGCCCATGCAGATCATGAAGAATTACCCCGGCATAGGCTCACAGTACTTTGGGTTTCTAGCTGCCTTTAATGGTTTGATAGTCATCATCTTTACTCCGATTGTCACTCGGTTCGCCGGGCATCTATCCTATCTGCGCCGGGGAGTAATAGGTGGAATTCTCTATGCTGTTGGCTTTGGTATGATTGGAGCGCTGAACTCTCTGGAATTTTTATTCCTGTGGGCCTTTATATTTACCCTCGGCGAGGTCATTCTGGCCATTACGGTTGCTCCCTTTATTGCGGATAACACTCCTGCGTCCCACAGGGGGCGGATGACTTCGACCATGGCTATTATTGCGGATTCCGGATATACCTTAGGCCCTCTGGGGATGGGGATAGCTTTGACCTATATCAGTATGGAAACAGGGTGGCTGGCCTTGGGGGTGTCAACGTTGATGTTCACCTTATTGATGAAATTATTGGAGCGCCGGGAAAAAACCATTGTTCAAAAAGCAATGAAGGCTATGGCAAAGTAGAAAATGATAGCTAAGCAGGAAAAACGCCAGAGATTCAAAGCTGGCGTTTTTCTATAGGGACTTAGGATTGCTCCAAGACGGTGGAATCTTTTTTCTTTTTCTCTTTTTGCTTGTCACTAGCGCTAAGGGA
Coding sequences within it:
- a CDS encoding MFS transporter, encoding MLNPYRGMPKEIYVIFIARIINAIGAFVGPLMTIIMTQSIGLPEGKAGFYLSLSGGVSLMAALCGGKLVDRFGRKRIILLFSGSAVLVFFRIGFMEPSLDMIHLIILAGALNSTTKPAYDSLIADLTTPANRSGAYALSYMGWNIGFAIGPVLGGFLYRHHLHWVFRGESMAIFMSLILIATFIKETLNKAHEEIQDEERYLERRVEGSIFKVIRLRPLLIFFALIMFGYNFTYSQWSFMLPMQIMKNYPGIGSQYFGFLAAFNGLIVIIFTPIVTRFAGHLSYLRRGVIGGILYAVGFGMIGALNSLEFLFLWAFIFTLGEVILAITVAPFIADNTPASHRGRMTSTMAIIADSGYTLGPLGMGIALTYISMETGWLALGVSTLMFTLLMKLLERREKTIVQKAMKAMAK